The Priestia aryabhattai genome contains a region encoding:
- a CDS encoding PDZ domain-containing protein: MDFALELLKGIGRLFLHPLTYLFLLVSFFVGLSRVKRERQNFHVRVFDFILEAKYLFFPGIIIGLILSVVTVLLGVYVSIGMIVLVAVLTFIISGPWTFKWLSPSYTIGLAVLATLLIPASGFGEGFIQTWSVQAHNAELPSLTILMSLLVLAEGYLIWKFGAKGTSPAIVKSKRGQEIGAHYSQKLWVVPLFVLIPGSAITSVFPWWPVLSIDGTSFSLFFVPFAIGFYQRIQSMVPFKSIEFTGKRVLALGVGLTIITIAAVFYPPAAVAVVIVAIIGREWIRLQQRRSDEKAPALFTKRTQGLVVLGVIPHSPAEKMGLKVGEVIIKVNGIAISEVHKFYEALQVNNRAFCKLEVIDENGEVRFTQRALYDNEHHELGILFVHNYTKRDSQAG, translated from the coding sequence ATGGATTTTGCATTAGAGCTCTTAAAAGGTATCGGGCGTTTGTTTTTACATCCGTTAACTTATTTATTTCTGCTCGTTTCGTTTTTTGTAGGTCTTTCTCGCGTCAAGAGAGAGCGTCAGAATTTTCATGTTCGCGTGTTTGATTTTATTTTAGAAGCAAAATATTTATTTTTTCCAGGTATCATTATTGGATTGATTTTATCCGTTGTTACCGTGTTGCTAGGTGTCTATGTATCTATAGGAATGATTGTACTTGTAGCTGTTTTAACTTTTATCATAAGCGGCCCTTGGACGTTTAAATGGCTTTCTCCTTCTTATACGATAGGACTAGCTGTTCTTGCAACCTTGCTTATTCCTGCATCTGGTTTCGGTGAAGGATTTATTCAAACTTGGTCTGTGCAAGCTCATAACGCAGAGTTGCCTTCGCTTACTATTTTAATGTCTCTGCTTGTATTAGCAGAAGGATATTTAATTTGGAAATTTGGAGCAAAAGGTACCTCTCCAGCCATTGTGAAAAGTAAAAGAGGGCAGGAAATTGGGGCTCATTACTCTCAAAAATTATGGGTAGTCCCGCTTTTTGTCTTAATTCCAGGCAGCGCCATTACGTCTGTGTTTCCATGGTGGCCTGTGTTATCTATTGACGGGACATCATTTAGCCTGTTTTTTGTTCCTTTTGCTATCGGTTTTTATCAGCGAATTCAAAGTATGGTGCCGTTTAAATCTATTGAATTTACCGGTAAGCGTGTATTAGCATTAGGCGTGGGATTAACGATCATTACGATTGCTGCCGTTTTTTATCCCCCAGCCGCTGTAGCTGTTGTTATTGTGGCGATTATAGGGAGAGAGTGGATTCGTTTGCAGCAGCGTCGAAGCGATGAAAAAGCGCCCGCGCTGTTTACTAAACGTACACAAGGTTTGGTTGTATTAGGAGTCATCCCTCATTCTCCGGCAGAGAAAATGGGTTTGAAAGTAGGAGAAGTGATTATTAAGGTAAATGGAATCGCTATATCTGAAGTGCATAAATTTTATGAAGCATTACAAGTTAATAACCGTGCTTTCTGTAAGCTAGAAGTTATTGACGAAAATGGAGAAGTTCGCTTTACTCAGCGAGCATTGTATGACAACGAACATCATGAACTAGGTATTTTGTTTGTACACAATTATACAAAACGTGATTCACAAGCTGGTTAA
- a CDS encoding proline dehydrogenase family protein: MEVLMRTMFQSLGKNHSMNKLAKKYGLRMGAARFVAGDSIESAIQTSKELNNSGKVVTLDHLGEFVFTEEEARLSTAMCIQTLEAIAESGVQSNLSLKMTSLGLDISKELCMENMRRILHTARVNDIFVRIDMEDYLHCQISLDMYKELRKEFDNVGIVIQAYLYRTEQDMNDLHQYQANLRLVKGAYKESPEVSFPEKKDVDENYKKIIKMHLLNGHYTAVASHDEEMIQYTKRLVRENGISNDQFEFQMLYGICVELQDRLVREGYKVRVYVPYGIDWFGYFMRRLAERPANVWFVLKNFVK; this comes from the coding sequence ATGGAAGTATTAATGAGAACGATGTTTCAGTCGCTTGGCAAAAATCATTCAATGAATAAATTAGCTAAAAAGTATGGATTGCGGATGGGGGCAGCTCGTTTTGTTGCTGGAGACTCAATCGAATCAGCAATTCAAACATCCAAGGAGCTTAACAATAGTGGAAAAGTTGTTACACTCGATCATTTAGGAGAATTTGTTTTTACAGAAGAGGAAGCCAGGTTATCTACTGCCATGTGCATTCAGACACTAGAAGCCATTGCAGAATCGGGCGTTCAATCAAATTTATCATTAAAGATGACTTCTTTAGGATTGGATATTAGCAAAGAACTTTGTATGGAAAATATGCGCAGAATTCTACACACGGCCAGGGTGAATGATATTTTTGTTCGAATTGATATGGAAGACTACTTGCACTGCCAAATCTCCCTTGATATGTATAAAGAATTACGCAAAGAATTCGATAATGTTGGAATTGTGATTCAAGCGTATCTTTATCGTACAGAACAAGATATGAATGACTTACATCAATATCAAGCCAATTTACGTCTAGTAAAAGGAGCTTATAAAGAATCACCAGAAGTATCATTTCCGGAAAAGAAAGACGTAGATGAAAACTATAAAAAAATCATTAAAATGCATTTATTGAATGGACACTATACAGCTGTAGCAAGTCATGATGAAGAAATGATTCAGTACACAAAACGATTAGTAAGAGAAAATGGTATTTCAAATGATCAATTTGAGTTCCAAATGCTTTATGGAATTTGCGTAGAACTGCAGGATCGTCTGGTAAGAGAAGGATATAAAGTCAGAGTTTATGTTCCTTACGGCATTGATTGGTTTGGGTATTTCATGAGACGCCTAGCCGAGCGTCCCGCCAACGTATGGTTCGTGCTGAAAAACTTCGTGAAATAA
- a CDS encoding DUF2198 family protein, with protein sequence MEVKTIAAIFLPAILLVLFTRVTYNLYVATALTLLLIAVSVYKGYADYPLIILIDLLSAAIGFIYAKGMLAAGK encoded by the coding sequence GTGGAAGTCAAAACGATTGCCGCGATTTTTCTACCCGCCATATTACTTGTTCTGTTTACTAGAGTAACATATAACCTATATGTTGCAACAGCACTGACGCTTTTGTTGATAGCTGTTTCTGTATATAAAGGGTACGCAGATTATCCGCTTATTATTTTAATAGATTTACTTTCAGCAGCCATTGGTTTTATATATGCAAAAGGCATGCTAGCAGCTGGAAAATAA